The Variovorax sp. RA8 genomic sequence ATGCGATCGCGCTGCAGACGGCGCGCGACATCGCGAACGGCCCGACGGCAGCCTTCGCCGCGTCGAAGCGCATCCTGTCGCGCGCACGCTCCTTCGAGGAGACGCTCGACCTCGAGGCGCTCGCGCAGGCCGAGGTCTTGGCCGGGCCCGATGGCATCGAAGGCGTCCGTGCCTTCCAGGAGAAGCGCAAGCCGCGCTTCATCGGGCGCTAGTGGCGGACATGATGATGGACATCGCGGACACGACAAACGCCAACGCCGGCACCGGGGAGTCGCCGCGCGGCATCTTCCTCGCATCGCTGGCGCAAGGCCGGCTGGCCTACCAGTTCGACCGGGCCGCCGGCCGCGCCGTGTTTCCGCCGCAGGGCGTGGGGCCGGGCGGCGACCCCCATGCTCTCGAATGGCGCACCAGCCGCGGCGCAGGCACCGTCTACGCCTGCACCGAGGTGCAGCGCCGGGATGCGCGCTTCAACATCGCGTTGGTCGACCTCGACGAGGGCTTTCGCATGATGTCCACCGTGGTCGATGCGCCGCCCGGCGCGCTGCGCACGGGGCTGCGCGTGCTCGCGCGCATCGAGCCCTGGGGCGATGCGCACCGCGTGGTC encodes the following:
- a CDS encoding Zn-ribbon domain-containing OB-fold protein produces the protein MMMDIADTTNANAGTGESPRGIFLASLAQGRLAYQFDRAAGRAVFPPQGVGPGGDPHALEWRTSRGAGTVYACTEVQRRDARFNIALVDLDEGFRMMSTVVDAPPGALRTGLRVLARIEPWGDAHRVVFGAVA